The genomic interval CGATCAGGATTTCATTGTGCGGCAAGAATCCATCATGCGTTGGGCAGCGAAGACGGGGGAACCCTGCGGATCAGCGGCGGGCATGGCACAACGGCCGAGGAAATCGACGCTTTGATCGCAGCGATTCGCGAGATCAGCGATCAAGTCAACGGCTGATCATTGTTTGCCGCCTGGTAGCGATTCAAGAACTCGTCGACTTGTCTGCGAATCTCGGATGCCACCGAGCCAATGTCTTGCTCCGCATCGATGACCATCGTCTCGGGGCTGCTGTGGGGCAGCTGCTGCAAGAATGCTTGGCGGACTGATTCCATGTAGCCCGTCCCGCGTGATTCCATACGATCGGTGGGCCCGGTGATTCGTTGCATCGACGTGGCGGCGGACAAGTCCAACAGAATCGTCAAGTCGGGGATCAGACCGTTGTTGGCTAGTCGGCCCAACTGCCACAAGTCGGTCGGCGCGATGGCCTGCTTTTCAGAATCGCCGATGCTCTGATAGACAACCGTGGAGAGCAGGAAGCGATCTGAGATCACCACTTTGCCGAGGGCCAGCGCCGGTCGGATGATCGTCTCGACCATCTCGCATCGACTGGCCATGAACAACATCGCTTCGGTACGGCGATGCATCGTCAAATCGGAATCCAGCAGCAGGGATCGCAAGCGGGCTCCGATCTCGGTGCTGCCGGGGTCTCGGACCGTGACGACTTGATGTCCGGCATTTTCCAAGTGCGACTGCAGAGAGGCAATCTGAGTGGACTTGCCCACTCCGTCGATACCGTCCAAGGTGATGAACATTCGGGCTCAATTTCCTTCTGATCAGCGGATCCGCTGGCGGATTGCCGCCAGTTTTTTTGGTTTTTTGGGCGGCCAGTGGAGAACCGTAGGAGTGGCAATAGAGTGCAAAATCCTAGTGTTTTGGGCCCCCGAGGGCACAATTTGGGCGGCTGGCGAACACTCGTTCAGGTGGCAGGCATGAGTATCTTGGCAGGAAATGTTTGCCCTAGCGAACCCAAAAGGGTAGGATCTCGTCCACTAGTCTAGCGTAACGGAATTCTCTTTTCTGTGGAGTGGCAGATGAATCTAGGTACTCACATTCGATTTTGTCAGTCGTGTCCGACCTGCGGTCGACGTGTTCAGATTCGCGCATCTTTACTTGGGACGCAAGTGGCCTGTCGCCATTGTCATGCGACGTTCACGGCCAGCGCCTTCGAAGACGAGCCGGGCGCAGTGGACGACGCGAAACGCTTGATGGATCGCGTCGAACAGATGCTTGTGCGTGCAGAGCTGGATGCTCCCATGACAAGTGAAACGACATGTGCCTGAGCTGAACGTTCAGGCGACTCAGATCCAGCCGGGCTCAGGGACGCCCCCGACTGGATTCTTTTTTGATGAGATCCTCTTCTTTGTCCCTGTGATCACGTTCTGTCGCGTTCACATCTCACGTGTTCACA from Stieleria varia carries:
- the tmk gene encoding dTMP kinase, encoding MFITLDGIDGVGKSTQIASLQSHLENAGHQVVTVRDPGSTEIGARLRSLLLDSDLTMHRRTEAMLFMASRCEMVETIIRPALALGKVVISDRFLLSTVVYQSIGDSEKQAIAPTDLWQLGRLANNGLIPDLTILLDLSAATSMQRITGPTDRMESRGTGYMESVRQAFLQQLPHSSPETMVIDAEQDIGSVASEIRRQVDEFLNRYQAANNDQPLT